In Streptomyces sp. NBC_00306, a single genomic region encodes these proteins:
- a CDS encoding maleylpyruvate isomerase family mycothiol-dependent enzyme: MDRDEILSWVKAERLSLADFFESLHDEEWEAASLCAGWTVHDVAAHLTLSTRTTLTGSITGIIRARGNWDRMEADKARERAAGFGPAELIAQLRETAGSARRAPGAAPLDPLVDALVHGQDVARPLGRRRDMPVDRTVAALAHVHGSIFYGARKRLRGTKLVATDADWSAGEGPDEVRGPVGDLLLLATGRPEGLAGLSGPGVRRLEAALR; this comes from the coding sequence ATGGACCGCGACGAGATTCTCTCCTGGGTGAAGGCCGAGCGCCTGAGCCTTGCCGACTTCTTCGAAAGCCTCCACGACGAGGAGTGGGAGGCGGCATCGCTCTGCGCCGGCTGGACGGTCCACGACGTGGCAGCGCACCTGACCCTGTCGACCCGCACCACACTGACGGGTTCGATCACGGGGATCATCCGGGCACGCGGCAACTGGGACCGGATGGAAGCCGACAAGGCACGGGAGAGGGCGGCCGGGTTCGGCCCGGCCGAGCTGATCGCCCAGCTCCGTGAGACGGCCGGCTCGGCTCGTCGGGCGCCCGGCGCCGCCCCGCTGGACCCACTGGTCGACGCCCTGGTGCACGGCCAGGACGTGGCCCGTCCACTCGGGCGCCGCCGGGACATGCCGGTGGACCGGACGGTCGCGGCCCTCGCCCATGTCCACGGCAGCATCTTCTACGGCGCGCGCAAACGCCTCCGCGGCACGAAGCTGGTGGCCACGGACGCGGACTGGTCGGCGGGGGAGGGCCCGGACGAGGTCAGGGGACCGGTCGGGGACCTGCTCCTGCTGGCGACCGGGCGTCCGGAAGGGCTGGCGGGTCTCTCCGGCCCGGGTGTGCGACGGCTCGAGGCGGCGCTGCGGTGA
- a CDS encoding LysR family transcriptional regulator, which translates to MTSDGIEHLPDLGRLRLLVELHRLGTMAAVAASTGYGTSAVSKHLAVLEEEVGVPLLSRVGRRVQLTPAGQRLVEHAVGILAAVEEAQAELRGVADPVGRVRLASFFTAVEPVVLPALEHLRAVYPRVVVEVYEHEPEHTAGLLLSGGMDLGVVYDYSLVPRSLPPELSARQFDEQPLFLAVPVDHPDAGRPVAVSELAEFAGTGWIANSRGTDDDELVQRVCAIAGFTPRIAHRVDSLHLVNSLVGAGLGVALLAESGIERSRSDVAFRPLDPLAGKRRSFLLARAGQWSWPPITALATAITGVGL; encoded by the coding sequence ATGACGAGTGATGGCATCGAGCATCTGCCCGATCTGGGACGGCTGCGTCTCCTGGTCGAACTGCACCGCCTGGGCACGATGGCCGCGGTGGCAGCGAGCACGGGCTACGGGACATCGGCCGTCTCCAAGCACCTTGCCGTCCTGGAGGAGGAGGTCGGGGTCCCGCTGCTGAGCCGGGTCGGCCGCCGGGTCCAGCTGACACCCGCCGGTCAGCGGCTGGTCGAGCACGCGGTGGGCATCCTCGCCGCGGTGGAGGAGGCTCAAGCGGAGCTGCGGGGCGTGGCCGATCCGGTGGGAAGGGTGCGGCTGGCGAGCTTCTTCACCGCGGTGGAGCCTGTCGTCCTCCCCGCCCTGGAGCATCTGCGTGCGGTGTACCCACGTGTGGTGGTGGAGGTGTACGAGCACGAGCCCGAGCACACGGCGGGGCTCTTGCTCTCCGGCGGGATGGACCTCGGCGTCGTGTACGACTACAGCCTGGTCCCGCGCAGCCTCCCGCCCGAGCTGAGTGCCCGGCAGTTCGACGAACAGCCGCTCTTCCTGGCGGTCCCCGTGGACCACCCGGACGCCGGCAGGCCCGTCGCGGTGTCCGAGCTGGCGGAGTTCGCCGGGACGGGCTGGATCGCCAACTCCCGCGGGACCGACGACGACGAACTGGTGCAGCGTGTGTGCGCCATCGCCGGGTTCACCCCCCGCATCGCCCACCGCGTGGACAGCCTGCACCTGGTGAACAGCCTGGTCGGGGCCGGACTCGGGGTGGCGCTGCTCGCGGAATCGGGGATCGAGAGGAGCCGGTCGGACGTCGCGTTCCGCCCACTGGATCCTCTGGCCGGCAAGCGCCGCAGCTTTCTGCTGGCGCGTGCCGGCCAGTGGTCGTGGCCACCGATCACGGCTCTGGCCACCGCCATCACGGGTGTCGGTCTCTAG
- a CDS encoding EamA family transporter — protein sequence MTATTTADTTDATTGATAPPGPRLMPGPALVLIAMAALHTGSALATELFGSLGPAGTTWLRLTFAAVFLLACTGRSLWRTLKTTPRADLVATFLLGAVSAGMMLLFSEAAARLPLGTATALEFLGPLTVAVVASRRFKELTWLGLAAIGVLLLTSPWAGATSLTGVLFGLGSAACWALYVVGTAHVGSRFSASHALAVSLAVAALVAAPFGAPGALPALTWHTAAAVAGIAVLMPLVPFLLEMKALQRIGKTTYGTLAGLEPAVSLLAGVILIAQTPTSLQIAGTALVVAAGIGATRAEARRRTGGPAVL from the coding sequence GTGACTGCCACCACCACCGCCGATACGACCGACGCAACCACCGGTGCCACGGCGCCCCCCGGGCCCCGTCTCATGCCGGGCCCCGCGCTCGTCCTCATCGCCATGGCCGCCCTGCACACCGGCAGCGCCCTGGCGACCGAGCTGTTCGGTTCGCTCGGTCCGGCCGGGACCACCTGGCTCCGGCTGACGTTCGCGGCCGTGTTCCTGCTGGCCTGCACCGGCAGGTCACTGTGGCGGACGCTGAAGACGACACCGCGCGCCGACCTAGTGGCCACGTTCCTGCTGGGTGCGGTCAGCGCGGGCATGATGCTCCTCTTCTCCGAAGCGGCCGCGCGGCTCCCGCTGGGGACGGCCACCGCGCTGGAGTTCCTCGGCCCCCTCACGGTCGCCGTCGTCGCGTCGCGTCGCTTCAAGGAGCTGACCTGGCTGGGACTTGCGGCCATCGGCGTCCTCCTGCTCACCTCACCGTGGGCGGGCGCCACGAGCCTGACGGGCGTCCTGTTCGGTCTCGGCTCGGCGGCGTGCTGGGCGCTGTACGTCGTGGGTACGGCCCATGTCGGCAGCCGCTTCTCGGCGTCCCACGCCCTGGCCGTCTCACTCGCGGTCGCCGCCCTCGTCGCCGCACCGTTCGGCGCGCCCGGCGCTCTTCCGGCCCTCACCTGGCACACCGCCGCCGCCGTCGCCGGTATCGCGGTGCTCATGCCGCTCGTGCCGTTCCTGCTCGAGATGAAGGCGCTCCAGCGCATCGGCAAGACCACCTACGGCACGCTGGCCGGACTGGAACCGGCTGTGAGTCTGCTGGCCGGCGTGATCCTCATCGCCCAGACACCCACGTCGCTCCAGATCGCCGGCACCGCTCTGGTGGTTGCCGCGGGCATCGGCGCGACGCGGGCGGAGGCACGCCGGCGGACCGGCGGGCCGGCGGTCCTGTAG
- a CDS encoding DUF4132 domain-containing protein has translation MTMYGTEQLRQVEGHIADDNMGELAKKLVNIATVNNNHWHDDGAKILAAVGALPENSRLRLANALVARHRSGGDGDTVRGHVLTLVGVVGRDLPDDLLSAERLRKLDDLSRVSSHYATHELQTLVEAELAAGRTVSGHVVAVVRRCHLSAYHDKQRLGELAKRLPEPVLNPGEAWSDRVLADLPVLAGDWPALLSHALTATSAKPSAKWDQSARDLIASIGADQVRTTVVSWLALVGRPRTLELVRGPYESDVNNALDPYNANALRGLAWMLSLLAPHPETARALGAMTDACLRKVAGLGPRNPKIANAGVTALARIESESALAELARLATRVTYKGTLKLIDAALETRAAALGLSRDEIEELAVPAYGLTEVGRSVHRLGECTAELAVTGGRARLTWLNAAGKQVKAPPAAVRRDHADELKELKGAAKDIDKMLGAQSERLDRQFLARRSWAYRAWRERYLDHPLVGTLARRLLWSVDGTTCGYADGELRDQDDAPVTDGTTVELWHPVGKDAADVVRWRLWLERHAITQPFKQAHREVYPLTDAERTTGTYSNRFAGHILRQHQFHSLAAVRGWTNRLRLCVDDSYTPAYRELPQWGLRAEYWIDGEAEGWGPGETTESGSYLRLATDQVRFYPIDAPHNYAHAGSGRYEMWLRDGGDRVAPLALTDIPELVLSEVLRDVDLFVGVASVGNDPTWQDGGPGGRFREYWTSYGFGELNQSAATRRELLARLVPRLAIADRCTVEGRFLEVRGDLHTYKIHLGSGNILRTPNDQYLCIVPKAGGGHDTGYLPFEGDGMLAVILSKATMLSRDKEITDPTIVSQLR, from the coding sequence ATGACCATGTACGGAACCGAACAGCTGCGGCAGGTCGAGGGCCACATCGCCGACGACAACATGGGCGAGCTGGCGAAGAAGCTCGTGAACATCGCCACGGTCAACAACAACCACTGGCACGACGACGGCGCGAAGATCCTCGCGGCGGTGGGCGCACTGCCCGAGAACTCCCGGCTGCGGCTCGCCAACGCCCTGGTCGCACGCCACCGGTCGGGCGGTGACGGTGACACCGTCCGCGGGCATGTCCTCACCCTGGTCGGCGTCGTGGGGCGTGACCTGCCCGACGATCTGCTCTCCGCGGAGCGGCTGCGGAAGCTGGACGACCTCTCCCGGGTCAGCTCCCACTACGCCACGCACGAGCTCCAGACCCTCGTCGAAGCCGAACTGGCCGCCGGACGGACGGTGTCGGGCCATGTCGTCGCCGTGGTGCGGCGCTGCCACCTGAGCGCCTATCACGACAAGCAGCGGCTCGGCGAGCTGGCGAAACGGCTCCCCGAGCCGGTGCTCAATCCCGGTGAGGCCTGGTCGGACCGCGTGCTGGCAGACCTGCCCGTGCTCGCCGGCGACTGGCCCGCGCTGCTGTCGCACGCGCTCACCGCCACCTCGGCGAAGCCCAGCGCGAAGTGGGACCAGTCCGCCCGGGACCTGATCGCCTCCATCGGGGCTGATCAGGTGCGGACCACGGTGGTGTCATGGCTCGCGCTGGTCGGGCGGCCCCGGACGCTGGAACTGGTCCGCGGCCCCTACGAGTCGGACGTCAACAACGCTCTGGACCCGTACAACGCCAACGCCCTGCGCGGTCTCGCCTGGATGCTGTCCCTGCTTGCGCCCCACCCCGAGACGGCACGGGCCCTCGGGGCGATGACCGATGCCTGTCTGCGCAAGGTGGCCGGGCTCGGCCCGCGCAATCCGAAGATCGCCAACGCGGGGGTCACGGCACTCGCCCGTATCGAGAGCGAGTCCGCCCTCGCCGAACTGGCCCGGCTCGCCACCCGAGTGACCTACAAGGGCACCCTGAAACTGATCGACGCGGCACTGGAGACAAGGGCCGCCGCGCTCGGGCTGAGCCGGGACGAGATCGAGGAACTCGCCGTGCCCGCCTACGGGTTGACCGAGGTGGGCCGGTCGGTGCACCGGCTGGGGGAGTGCACCGCGGAGCTGGCCGTGACCGGCGGCCGGGCCCGCCTGACCTGGCTGAACGCCGCGGGCAAGCAGGTCAAGGCGCCGCCCGCCGCGGTGCGGCGGGACCACGCCGACGAGCTGAAGGAGCTCAAGGGCGCGGCCAAGGACATCGACAAGATGCTCGGTGCCCAGTCGGAGCGGCTGGACCGGCAGTTCCTCGCGCGCAGGTCATGGGCGTACCGGGCCTGGCGCGAGCGGTATCTCGACCATCCGCTCGTCGGCACCCTCGCACGACGGCTGCTGTGGTCCGTGGACGGCACGACGTGCGGATATGCCGACGGCGAGCTGCGCGACCAGGACGACGCGCCCGTCACCGACGGCACCACCGTGGAGCTGTGGCACCCCGTCGGCAAGGACGCCGCGGACGTCGTCCGATGGCGGCTCTGGCTCGAACGGCACGCGATCACCCAGCCGTTCAAGCAGGCACACCGCGAGGTCTATCCGCTCACCGATGCCGAGCGGACCACGGGGACGTACAGCAACCGCTTCGCTGGGCACATCCTGCGCCAGCACCAGTTCCACTCGCTCGCGGCGGTCCGCGGCTGGACGAACCGGCTCAGACTCTGCGTGGACGACTCCTACACACCCGCCTACCGTGAGCTTCCCCAGTGGGGGCTGCGTGCCGAGTACTGGATCGACGGCGAGGCCGAGGGCTGGGGCCCGGGCGAGACCACCGAGTCCGGCAGTTATCTGCGGCTGGCCACCGACCAGGTGCGCTTCTATCCGATCGACGCCCCGCACAACTACGCGCACGCCGGCAGCGGGCGCTACGAGATGTGGCTGCGGGACGGAGGTGACCGCGTCGCACCGCTGGCTCTCACGGACATCCCCGAGCTGGTGCTCTCCGAAGTCCTGCGCGACGTCGACCTCTTCGTCGGGGTGGCCTCCGTCGGCAACGACCCCACGTGGCAGGACGGTGGCCCCGGCGGCCGCTTCCGGGAGTACTGGACCAGTTACGGCTTCGGAGAGCTGAACCAGAGCGCGGCGACCCGCCGGGAGCTCCTCGCCCGGCTCGTGCCGCGCCTCGCGATCGCCGATCGCTGCACGGTCGAGGGCCGCTTCCTGGAGGTACGGGGCGATCTGCACACGTACAAGATCCATCTGGGGTCCGGCAACATCCTGCGGACGCCGAACGACCAGTACCTGTGCATCGTGCCCAAGGCCGGCGGCGGACACGACACCGGGTATCTGCCCTTCGAGGGTGACGGCATGCTCGCCGTGATCCTCAGCAAGGCCACGATGCTCTCCAGGGACAAGGAGATCACTGATCCCACGATCGTCAGCCAGCTGCGCTGA